In a single window of the Candidatus Desulfatibia profunda genome:
- a CDS encoding peptide ABC transporter substrate-binding protein: MTTRRVLILAPVLLIFILLQSYFWVPTYEQQTRGNPQRLNEYIAGSIGDASLLNPILSADSASSTIESMVFEGLIDRDEQLRFRGRLATSWEVYEEAFFYVNESASIPGLGRAGPQEVANFLKTAKKNKDTTASGFQHSLGHITEISVIPPKNFTVIREEKDPAGKKTGVTFNISVATPARIKLILNRVDQDLFQNLTQLLGKDYFESFRSERFLSIDRRIDTEKLAAYARELLPATEHNPVLLFHLRPGVSFHDDHRFDAGDVKFTYEAIINPKNLSPRISDYEPVKAVEVIDPLTVRIVYKRLYSPAVGTWSMGILPEHLLNAQALEKEALRAGKDPRSFSMRQSSFNRHPTGCGPFKFRDWKSDQYIALDRFDGYWEGPANYQRYIYRIIPDLLTQEMEFYAGTIDSYGVQPHQVARLEKDIRYQSFSGTAFGYTYIGYNTRRKPFDDPRVRKALGMAIDMDKISRYVLYGQGEKITGPFVKQTDYYNHAIKPLTYDPQGALKLLAAAGWKRNPAGRLEKDGQTFKFTLITNSGNDLRKAILAIAQDAWKQIGIDVRTDLLEWSVFIQERVNKADFDALILGWQMGIDPDLYQIWHSSQTNPYQLNFVGFKNTEADDLIIRIRQEYDHGRQVEYCHKLHEIIAREQPYTFLYVGKWTAVLDKRIVLKTVDDAGNVRYTKIKPTKTGNYSFYFNKWVKLPQVPMMLDEG; encoded by the coding sequence ATGACGACCCGACGAGTTCTCATACTCGCTCCCGTGCTTTTAATTTTTATTTTGCTCCAGTCCTATTTCTGGGTCCCCACGTATGAGCAACAAACAAGGGGAAATCCCCAGCGGCTTAATGAATACATTGCCGGATCCATCGGTGATGCCAGCCTCCTGAACCCCATCCTCTCGGCGGATTCGGCCAGCAGCACCATCGAAAGCATGGTCTTTGAAGGGCTCATCGATCGGGACGAGCAATTGCGCTTCAGGGGACGCCTGGCCACCTCCTGGGAGGTTTATGAAGAGGCTTTTTTTTACGTCAATGAATCCGCAAGCATCCCCGGACTGGGCCGGGCGGGCCCGCAGGAAGTTGCGAATTTTCTGAAAACCGCCAAAAAAAATAAGGATACAACCGCATCGGGGTTTCAACATTCTTTGGGCCATATCACTGAAATTTCTGTCATTCCCCCCAAGAATTTTACGGTGATCCGAGAGGAAAAAGACCCCGCAGGAAAAAAAACGGGCGTAACCTTCAATATCAGCGTAGCGACGCCGGCCAGAATCAAGCTGATTTTGAACCGGGTCGATCAGGATCTTTTTCAAAACCTGACTCAGCTTCTGGGGAAGGACTATTTTGAATCGTTTCGCAGTGAGCGCTTTCTGAGTATAGATCGCCGCATAGACACAGAAAAACTGGCTGCCTACGCCCGGGAGCTGTTGCCGGCCACCGAGCATAACCCTGTTCTGCTGTTCCACTTAAGACCCGGGGTTAGCTTTCATGACGACCATCGGTTTGACGCCGGTGATGTCAAATTTACGTATGAAGCGATTATAAATCCCAAGAACCTCTCACCGCGCATCTCCGATTACGAGCCGGTTAAAGCCGTGGAAGTCATTGACCCGCTCACCGTCAGAATCGTTTACAAGCGGCTCTACTCTCCTGCCGTCGGAACCTGGAGCATGGGGATCCTCCCCGAGCACCTGCTCAACGCCCAGGCGCTTGAAAAAGAAGCCCTTCGTGCGGGTAAAGACCCGCGTTCCTTTTCCATGCGCCAGAGCAGTTTCAACCGCCATCCCACCGGATGCGGTCCTTTTAAGTTTCGCGACTGGAAATCGGATCAGTATATCGCCCTGGATCGCTTTGACGGTTATTGGGAGGGGCCGGCCAACTATCAGCGCTATATCTACCGCATCATTCCGGACCTGTTGACCCAGGAAATGGAATTTTATGCCGGCACCATCGACAGCTATGGCGTTCAACCGCATCAGGTAGCGCGTCTTGAAAAAGATATCAGGTACCAGAGCTTTTCCGGCACCGCCTTCGGTTATACATACATCGGATACAATACCCGGCGAAAGCCCTTTGATGATCCCCGCGTCAGAAAGGCTTTGGGCATGGCCATCGATATGGACAAGATCAGCCGCTATGTGCTTTACGGCCAGGGCGAGAAGATCACCGGCCCTTTTGTCAAACAGACCGACTATTACAACCACGCGATCAAGCCGTTGACCTATGACCCGCAAGGAGCTTTAAAGCTGCTGGCGGCGGCCGGCTGGAAACGCAATCCGGCCGGCCGGCTTGAAAAGGACGGCCAAACCTTTAAATTCACCCTGATTACCAACAGCGGCAATGACTTGCGTAAAGCCATCCTGGCTATTGCCCAGGACGCCTGGAAACAGATCGGCATTGATGTCCGCACCGATCTTTTAGAATGGTCCGTCTTTATTCAGGAACGGGTGAACAAGGCCGATTTTGACGCCCTTATTTTGGGCTGGCAGATGGGAATTGATCCTGATTTGTATCAGATATGGCATTCGAGCCAGACCAATCCCTACCAGCTCAATTTTGTCGGTTTCAAAAATACCGAGGCCGATGACCTTATCATCAGGATCCGGCAGGAATACGATCACGGCCGCCAGGTCGAATACTGCCACAAACTTCACGAAATTATTGCCCGCGAGCAGCCGTATACGTTTCTTTATGTGGGCAAGTGGACCGCCGTGCTGGACAAGCGCATCGTTTTGAAAACCGTCGATGATGCCGGCAACGTCCGCTATACGAAGATCAAACCGACCAAGACCGGAAACTATTCGTTTTATTTTAATAAATGGGTAAAGCTTCCACAAGTGCCCATGATGCTGGACGAGGGCTGA
- the larE gene encoding ATP-dependent sacrificial sulfur transferase LarE: protein MIPVYLEEKKQCLVSALKKFDTLMVAFSGGVDSTLLLAVAHAVLHENLVAVTAESPVHPRREKLAAAAQASALGVRHLVLQSREMRQPDFLANLPDRCYICKKYMFEDLLKLADKLKIRHVAHGANTDDLEDFRPGFDAAREMGIHAPMVDAGLTKDDIRMLSKAMDLKTWNAPPLACLATRIPYGTPLTEQALAMVDRAEEILLNLGFECCRVRLHGKMARIELDSKDFESILNQKIRSAVVSRFREIGFSHIAIDLEGYVQGNMNRTIRAAPNYSYKQSNLTNS, encoded by the coding sequence ATGATTCCGGTTTATTTAGAAGAAAAAAAACAGTGTCTCGTGTCAGCATTAAAGAAGTTCGATACATTGATGGTTGCCTTTTCAGGCGGCGTTGACAGTACGCTTTTGTTGGCCGTGGCCCATGCAGTCCTTCATGAAAATCTGGTTGCAGTGACCGCAGAATCGCCGGTACATCCCAGGCGCGAAAAACTTGCCGCAGCCGCTCAGGCAAGCGCTTTGGGGGTTCGGCATCTGGTTTTGCAATCCAGAGAAATGCGTCAACCCGACTTTTTGGCCAATCTGCCGGACAGATGCTATATTTGTAAAAAATACATGTTTGAGGATTTGCTGAAGCTTGCTGATAAACTGAAGATTCGACATGTGGCCCATGGCGCCAACACAGACGACCTTGAAGATTTCCGTCCGGGGTTTGACGCTGCCCGGGAAATGGGAATCCATGCTCCTATGGTGGATGCCGGACTGACCAAAGACGATATTCGCATGCTCTCTAAAGCCATGGATCTTAAGACTTGGAACGCGCCGCCCCTGGCGTGTCTGGCTACCAGGATACCTTATGGAACGCCCCTGACCGAACAAGCCCTTGCCATGGTTGATCGGGCCGAAGAGATCCTGTTGAATCTTGGTTTCGAGTGCTGTCGCGTCCGGCTGCATGGCAAGATGGCTAGAATAGAATTGGATTCCAAGGATTTCGAATCGATTTTAAATCAAAAGATCAGATCCGCTGTTGTCAGCAGGTTCAGGGAAATCGGATTTTCACATATCGCTATAGATTTGGAAGGGTATGTTCAAGGGAATATGAACCGAACGATCCGGGCTGCCCCAAATTACTCATACAAGCAATCAAACTTGACGAACTCTTAA
- the tpx gene encoding thiol peroxidase, with product MAQITLKGNPIHTVGELPKIGQQAPDFVLTKTDLSDVTLKDFSGKKVVLNIFPSIDTSVCATSVRRFNAEIDKFGNTVALCASLDLPFAHARFCGAEGLENVISVSELRNRAFGDRYGVRIVDGPLAGLLARAVVVIDENGKVIYTQLVPEISQEPDYQAALDALKS from the coding sequence ATGGCACAGATCACTTTAAAAGGAAACCCTATTCATACTGTCGGCGAATTGCCGAAAATCGGACAACAGGCCCCTGATTTTGTCTTGACCAAGACCGATCTGTCGGACGTGACCTTAAAAGATTTTTCAGGGAAAAAAGTCGTTTTGAATATATTCCCCAGCATTGATACTTCGGTTTGTGCAACATCGGTTCGAAGATTCAACGCCGAAATTGACAAGTTCGGAAATACTGTGGCCCTTTGCGCTTCCCTGGATTTACCTTTTGCGCATGCCCGGTTTTGCGGCGCAGAAGGTCTCGAAAATGTTATTTCCGTATCGGAACTGCGCAACAGAGCGTTCGGCGACCGCTACGGTGTTCGAATCGTGGATGGACCGCTGGCCGGTTTGCTGGCACGGGCCGTGGTTGTTATAGACGAAAACGGTAAAGTGATTTATACCCAGCTGGTCCCTGAAATATCCCAGGAGCCGGACTACCAGGCGGCGCTGGATGCATTAAAATCCTGA
- a CDS encoding NRDE family protein produces the protein MCLLLLSYDIHPVYRLVLAANRDEYYERLTEPLAFWNDRPNILAGRDLKGKGAWLGVTRSGRIAAITNYREPFSGLENAPSRGLLVSDFLAGTETPENYLNHIKTIGNSYNGFNLIVGDGSGLYYYSNKGNGIQKLKPGLFGLCNHLLDTPWPKIEKGKAALAALLDGRQTIGVEDVFNILYDRSYPPDEMLPDTGVGIEWERVLSALFITSPFYGTRSSSVILLERTGRLTFAERTFEPVSGEPSENKTRIFSFMISS, from the coding sequence ATGTGTTTGCTCCTGTTATCTTATGACATACATCCGGTTTACCGCCTAGTGTTGGCGGCAAACCGGGATGAATATTACGAACGTCTTACAGAGCCGCTGGCTTTTTGGAACGACAGGCCTAATATATTAGCCGGTCGGGATCTTAAAGGCAAGGGAGCATGGCTTGGCGTTACCCGCAGCGGTCGCATCGCTGCCATCACCAATTACAGGGAACCGTTTTCAGGGCTCGAGAATGCGCCTTCTCGAGGTCTGCTTGTCAGCGACTTTCTGGCCGGAACAGAAACCCCGGAAAATTACCTGAATCATATTAAAACCATCGGAAATAGCTACAATGGATTCAATCTCATCGTTGGTGACGGGTCAGGCTTATACTATTATTCAAATAAGGGAAACGGCATACAAAAGTTAAAACCCGGTCTTTTCGGCCTTTGCAATCACCTGCTTGACACTCCCTGGCCAAAGATCGAAAAAGGAAAGGCTGCGCTGGCCGCCCTGCTTGACGGCAGGCAAACAATCGGGGTTGAGGACGTATTCAATATTCTTTATGACCGATCTTATCCGCCGGATGAGATGCTGCCGGACACCGGCGTGGGTATCGAGTGGGAGCGCGTGCTTTCGGCATTGTTTATCACCAGCCCTTTTTACGGAACGCGCTCATCATCTGTGATCCTTTTGGAAAGGACCGGAAGACTGACTTTTGCCGAGCGAACATTCGAACCGGTAAGTGGGGAACCTTCCGAGAATAAAACCCGAATATTCAGCTTTATGATCTCATCGTGA
- a CDS encoding AI-2E family transporter, protein MQDRSYRGMILWFFLALFLVSAFMLGWLLWPFLSVIVLGAVVTSIFKPVWSFLKRKMSPARASFLTCILISAILFVPTVLFVGILSKEAYDLYQMGKGAAIGDHFRTLLESSTILERANHLLSHFDITVTGDQLNNAISELGKTVGLFLYQQASSIASNVLKFFVYFFFMILIIYYLLIDGDRLVLFIMELSPLPDEQDQKLIQKFKDMAGAVLVGNGLGGLIQGSLGGIVFLLFGLKSPFLWGVIMGLLAFLPIIGIGVVFIPAAVFLFLKKRIAAGIFFVVFYIILSGGVEYLLKPKLVGKQVKMHTLMVFFSIIGGLKLFGILGIIYGPLVATAFLTLADIYYSSYRELIDPVKNSNYNK, encoded by the coding sequence ATGCAAGATAGATCTTACCGCGGGATGATTCTGTGGTTTTTTCTGGCCCTTTTTCTGGTTTCAGCGTTTATGCTCGGCTGGCTGCTATGGCCCTTTCTATCTGTGATTGTTCTCGGTGCTGTTGTAACCAGCATATTCAAACCTGTTTGGAGTTTTTTGAAAAGAAAAATGAGTCCTGCCCGGGCTTCGTTTTTAACGTGTATTCTGATATCTGCCATTTTGTTCGTACCGACGGTTCTTTTTGTGGGTATCTTGTCGAAAGAGGCGTACGACTTGTATCAGATGGGCAAGGGCGCCGCCATTGGCGATCATTTCCGAACCCTTCTTGAAAGCAGCACGATCCTTGAAAGAGCAAACCATTTGCTTTCACATTTTGATATAACTGTCACCGGTGACCAGCTCAATAACGCAATTTCGGAACTGGGTAAAACCGTCGGCCTTTTTCTATATCAGCAAGCCAGTTCGATCGCCTCGAATGTGCTTAAATTTTTTGTATATTTCTTTTTTATGATTCTGATCATTTATTACCTGCTGATCGATGGGGATCGACTTGTTTTATTTATCATGGAGCTTTCACCGCTGCCTGATGAGCAGGATCAAAAGCTGATCCAGAAGTTTAAGGATATGGCCGGCGCAGTGCTTGTCGGGAACGGACTTGGCGGTTTGATCCAGGGCAGCCTGGGCGGTATTGTTTTTTTACTGTTCGGCTTAAAATCGCCCTTTTTGTGGGGTGTCATCATGGGCCTTTTGGCGTTTCTTCCCATTATCGGAATCGGCGTCGTATTTATTCCTGCGGCGGTTTTTCTTTTTCTGAAAAAACGGATCGCCGCCGGCATATTTTTTGTTGTTTTTTATATCATCCTCTCCGGCGGTGTCGAATACCTGCTGAAACCCAAGTTGGTGGGCAAGCAGGTGAAAATGCATACGCTTATGGTATTTTTTTCCATTATCGGCGGATTGAAACTGTTTGGAATCTTGGGAATTATTTACGGCCCCCTTGTGGCGACCGCTTTTTTGACATTAGCGGATATTTATTATTCAAGCTACCGGGAACTGATTGATCCCGTCAAAAATAGCAATTATAATAAATGA